From a single Leptospira levettii genomic region:
- a CDS encoding sodium:solute symporter family protein, giving the protein MFVALKPIDYTIILVFVSFMVVIGMLLKRSMNHSTDFLLAGRKIPSWITGIAFISANISALELLGMSASGAEYGFLTFHFYYLGAIPGMIFLGIFMMPFYYSTKIRSVPEYLRYRFNRPAHLVNSLITLLSLALGSGIYLYSLSLVFETLFGWNPHLSILFSAFIVLIYTYFGGLSSSIYTEVMQFFLTVLGLFPLVIVGLTRLGGWDGLMQKIPESHKHMWVGLPGGQNELGWDVLSVTVGLGFVLSFSYWTCGFAEVQRAMAAKDYRAARRTPLIGAMFKLFLPFLTVIPGLIALAEYSTEMNGEYNKSFLILLKNFYPSGMLGLGTTALLAAFMAGMSSSVTAMNTIFTYDIYQTYINKDKDDNTYLIIGKQSTMVAVVFAIFTSYIAMQFENIMNYIQLLFSFFNAPLISIFLLGMFWKKASKWSAFYGMLVGTASGLLHYFFYVNDMLYYKSEMVSNFYGAIYSGVFCFLVMVVVSLIENEDPKRDLHGLVYADRDKTNVFWDPRILAWGVILLVLLAGFNVVFA; this is encoded by the coding sequence ATGTTTGTTGCCCTGAAGCCCATCGATTACACGATCATCCTTGTATTTGTAAGTTTTATGGTGGTGATTGGGATGCTTTTGAAACGATCCATGAACCATTCTACGGATTTTTTATTAGCAGGCAGGAAAATCCCTAGTTGGATCACAGGGATTGCCTTCATTTCAGCCAATATATCCGCCTTAGAATTGTTAGGAATGAGTGCGAGTGGGGCAGAATACGGGTTTTTGACCTTCCATTTTTATTACTTAGGTGCCATTCCTGGAATGATCTTTCTTGGGATCTTTATGATGCCGTTTTATTATTCCACTAAGATACGCAGTGTTCCCGAATACTTACGATACCGTTTTAACAGACCTGCCCATCTTGTGAATTCACTCATCACATTGTTATCCCTTGCTTTAGGTTCTGGAATTTACCTTTATTCCTTATCCCTAGTGTTTGAAACCTTGTTTGGTTGGAACCCACACCTTTCGATTTTATTTAGTGCATTCATTGTTCTGATTTATACATACTTCGGTGGACTCAGTTCTTCCATTTATACAGAAGTGATGCAGTTTTTTCTTACGGTTCTTGGACTGTTTCCATTGGTCATTGTCGGATTGACAAGGTTAGGTGGTTGGGACGGCCTTATGCAAAAAATCCCAGAGTCTCACAAACATATGTGGGTAGGTTTGCCTGGCGGACAAAATGAACTTGGTTGGGATGTTCTCAGTGTCACGGTAGGACTTGGATTTGTTTTATCTTTTTCCTATTGGACTTGTGGGTTTGCGGAAGTGCAAAGGGCTATGGCTGCAAAAGATTACCGAGCGGCGAGAAGGACTCCCCTGATTGGTGCGATGTTTAAATTGTTTTTACCATTTCTCACTGTCATTCCAGGACTCATTGCCCTTGCAGAATACTCCACTGAGATGAATGGAGAGTACAATAAAAGTTTTCTCATTTTATTAAAGAACTTTTATCCATCGGGTATGCTCGGGCTTGGCACCACTGCACTACTCGCTGCCTTTATGGCTGGCATGTCTAGTTCTGTCACAGCAATGAATACCATTTTTACATATGATATTTACCAAACCTATATTAATAAAGATAAGGATGACAATACCTATTTAATAATTGGAAAACAAAGTACAATGGTTGCTGTTGTGTTTGCCATATTTACTTCTTACATTGCGATGCAATTTGAAAACATCATGAATTACATACAGTTGTTGTTTTCCTTTTTTAATGCTCCTCTCATCTCCATTTTTTTACTAGGGATGTTTTGGAAAAAAGCCTCAAAATGGAGTGCCTTTTATGGGATGTTAGTGGGGACGGCAAGTGGGCTCTTGCATTATTTTTTCTATGTTAACGATATGTTATATTACAAATCAGAAATGGTATCTAATTTTTATGGTGCTATTTATTCGGGAGTGTTTTGTTTTCTGGTGATGGTTGTTGTTAGCCTCATCGAAAATGAGGATCCAAAACGAGACTTACATGGGTTAGTGTATGCCGATAGAGACAAAACCAATGTCTTTTGGGATCCACGGATTTTGGCTTGGGGTGTGATCTTACTTGTCCTACTTGCTGGGTTTAATGTCGTTTTTGCATAA
- a CDS encoding ACP S-malonyltransferase produces the protein MTSAKLLTGTLQNSQKFFLQFGGQGSPYLKELVKLYAEPELKEFFETSFKTLGEIAARDGKNPLLNEGLDFKSWIENPDGAPNEDYLARAPISVPGIFMTQIANYVLVSKRGYPTAELMKATGAASGHSQGVIASALIGLGKEGTDFLKAYSDFLKFVFYLGFNGQKVYPNFQVSEDIVKENETNGDKNPAPMVAVIGYTKDELEDRVKKTNESLGLKGQDTVFISLYNTPDSMILSALPSSLLAFRKQWKAEMDEKKFKFVYLKTTAPFHCPFMESSLDKFNAEDASVVPFPYTGADLKVPVYSIYDGHNLQKDGNLRDILFKMVLIEPLYWDLAIAPIFNDSAITTIIDFGPSVVSQRLTGGHLKAKNIEKQSLCASNAKELKVILEV, from the coding sequence ATGACTTCGGCAAAACTCCTTACCGGTACCCTCCAAAATTCGCAAAAATTTTTCCTTCAATTCGGAGGACAGGGTTCCCCTTACCTCAAAGAACTCGTAAAATTGTATGCAGAACCAGAATTAAAAGAATTTTTCGAAACTAGTTTCAAAACTCTTGGTGAAATTGCGGCTCGAGATGGAAAAAACCCTCTCTTAAACGAAGGACTCGATTTTAAATCATGGATTGAAAATCCAGATGGAGCACCAAACGAAGATTATTTGGCACGTGCACCTATTTCTGTTCCTGGGATTTTTATGACCCAAATTGCAAACTATGTTTTGGTTTCTAAACGTGGTTACCCTACAGCTGAACTGATGAAAGCAACGGGTGCTGCAAGTGGACATAGCCAAGGTGTGATTGCATCTGCACTCATTGGTCTTGGGAAAGAAGGGACAGATTTCTTAAAGGCTTACTCTGACTTTTTAAAATTTGTTTTTTATCTTGGATTCAACGGACAAAAAGTTTATCCTAACTTCCAAGTTTCCGAAGACATCGTCAAAGAAAACGAGACAAATGGTGATAAAAACCCAGCTCCAATGGTGGCTGTGATTGGTTATACAAAAGATGAACTCGAAGACCGAGTGAAAAAAACAAACGAATCTCTTGGACTCAAAGGACAAGACACAGTGTTTATCTCTCTTTATAACACTCCTGATTCTATGATCCTTTCTGCACTTCCATCTTCTTTACTTGCCTTCCGTAAACAATGGAAAGCAGAGATGGACGAAAAGAAATTTAAGTTTGTCTACTTAAAAACAACTGCACCTTTCCACTGCCCATTTATGGAATCTTCTCTTGATAAATTCAATGCAGAAGATGCATCAGTGGTTCCTTTCCCATACACTGGAGCGGATTTAAAAGTTCCTGTATACAGTATCTATGATGGTCACAATTTACAAAAAGATGGAAACCTTCGTGATATCCTATTCAAAATGGTACTCATTGAACCACTTTACTGGGATTTGGCGATCGCACCTATCTTTAATGACAGTGCAATTACTACCATCATTGACTTTGGACCAAGTGTTGTGAGCCAAAGACTTACAGGTGGACACCTCAAAGCAAAAAATATCGAAAAACAATCTTTATGTGCTTCTAACGCAAAAGAATTAAAGGTGATTCTCGAAGTTTAA
- a CDS encoding helix-turn-helix transcriptional regulator — protein sequence MNPSTARAASKLNLIRLLASHPEGLSLEEIQGVTGHKSISSLKKDLGELYMIEMYPYSPTDAVDLDFDGDKVKIRLPIAVDSALPLSPKEWANLRSLLVSDKGQENPSTKQSILQKIDSVLPSGEWSPHQKTKEIIQDAIRSKKTLTIVYWKRITKEKETRTLAPWLLLEENESYLLAYDLKKEGFRSFRLDYILDVNHTDLEFPNIPDTAGEFLVGFQQKFQKEVSAETNVTLWVTDSASYHLGLKLPLQETGNTKQIGNTMYREFQTPMRDENWLIQTILGYGPSVLVAEPKEIKDSIKLHLQSISLSKQNESVSH from the coding sequence ATGAACCCTTCTACAGCTCGGGCCGCTTCTAAATTAAACCTAATTCGCCTTCTGGCTTCACACCCAGAAGGATTGTCTTTAGAAGAAATCCAAGGAGTGACAGGACACAAATCCATATCCTCTCTCAAAAAAGATTTGGGAGAGTTGTATATGATTGAGATGTATCCTTATTCGCCAACAGACGCTGTGGATTTAGACTTTGATGGGGATAAGGTAAAAATCAGACTCCCCATTGCCGTTGACTCTGCCCTTCCCCTTTCCCCTAAAGAATGGGCAAACCTTCGCTCTTTACTTGTTTCTGATAAAGGACAAGAAAATCCTTCAACCAAACAATCCATCTTACAAAAAATAGATTCTGTTTTGCCATCGGGAGAATGGTCTCCACATCAAAAAACAAAAGAGATCATCCAAGATGCCATTCGTTCCAAAAAAACCCTAACAATCGTTTATTGGAAACGAATTACCAAAGAAAAAGAAACAAGAACACTTGCTCCTTGGTTATTACTGGAAGAAAATGAATCTTACTTACTCGCTTATGATTTGAAAAAGGAAGGATTTCGTTCCTTCCGATTGGATTATATTTTAGATGTAAATCACACCGATTTAGAATTTCCAAACATACCAGATACTGCTGGTGAGTTTTTAGTAGGTTTCCAACAAAAGTTCCAGAAAGAAGTAAGTGCCGAAACAAATGTAACCCTTTGGGTGACGGACTCTGCTTCGTATCACCTAGGACTCAAACTCCCTTTACAAGAAACAGGAAATACAAAACAAATTGGAAACACAATGTATCGAGAGTTTCAAACTCCGATGCGAGATGAAAATTGGCTCATCCAAACCATCCTTGGGTATGGACCTTCCGTTTTAGTAGCGGAACCAAAAGAAATCAAAGACTCCATCAAACTCCATTTACAATCCATTTCCCTTTCCAAACAAAACGAGTCCGTCTCACACTAG
- a CDS encoding 4-(cytidine 5'-diphospho)-2-C-methyl-D-erythritol kinase, giving the protein MLTTTHAKINIGLVIPYKREDGLHEIRSVFVPIDLGDPMDIQIQSLPSGNESTFEFHSVNHLQGYRHDLFEAVSERGDLSRNILTKSFVKLKPHFKTPVKITIHLEKFLPPEGGIGGGSSNAGVFLRELFPFTNLNPVEQISFAKSIGADVPFFLQSSPCFVSGIGEVLEPISVAKGYGILAIPPFGLSTGSMYAGLQKSLQKPYGSEVWKSLAEDLIRSLHVGDWAYLQNRLENEFEKIAFQTQPLLKELKLGFFESGADFASLSGSGSCLYGIYKAEEKRNEALPNVSHRFPEMEFRTFSF; this is encoded by the coding sequence TTGTTAACCACCACCCATGCAAAAATTAACATTGGTTTGGTGATTCCTTACAAAAGGGAAGATGGTCTACACGAAATCAGAAGTGTGTTTGTTCCCATTGACTTGGGTGATCCTATGGACATCCAAATCCAATCCTTACCCAGTGGAAATGAATCCACATTTGAATTCCATTCCGTGAACCATTTACAAGGGTATCGGCATGATTTGTTTGAAGCAGTTTCGGAACGAGGAGACCTTTCTCGGAATATCCTCACAAAATCCTTCGTAAAACTAAAACCGCATTTCAAAACACCTGTCAAAATCACCATCCACTTAGAAAAATTTCTGCCTCCTGAGGGAGGAATTGGTGGTGGGAGTAGCAATGCTGGTGTGTTTTTGCGTGAACTTTTCCCTTTCACAAATTTAAACCCGGTAGAACAGATTAGTTTTGCCAAATCCATTGGGGCGGATGTGCCTTTTTTCCTTCAATCCTCTCCTTGTTTTGTGAGTGGGATTGGGGAGGTCTTAGAACCCATCTCTGTTGCCAAGGGGTATGGCATTTTGGCCATCCCTCCTTTTGGATTATCTACAGGTTCTATGTACGCAGGCCTTCAAAAAAGTTTACAAAAACCCTATGGTTCCGAAGTATGGAAATCTCTGGCAGAGGATTTAATTCGAAGTCTTCACGTCGGGGATTGGGCTTACCTGCAAAACAGGCTAGAGAACGAGTTTGAAAAAATCGCTTTCCAGACCCAACCCTTACTAAAGGAATTGAAATTAGGGTTCTTTGAGTCGGGAGCAGATTTTGCTTCTCTTTCAGGTTCTGGTTCTTGTCTTTATGGCATTTACAAGGCTGAGGAGAAACGAAACGAGGCCCTTCCCAATGTTTCCCATCGATTCCCCGAAATGGAATTTCGAACGTTCTCTTTTTAG
- a CDS encoding sugar phosphate nucleotidyltransferase, whose product MNLHNTVTAVILAAGKGTRMKSELPKVAVVLNESPLLLHVLRNIESAGINRKVVVVGYRKDIVTDIAKSFPGVEFAEQTEQLGTGHAVISAEKSLAPYSGYTIVACGDAPLISASSFSNLIEHHKTNGYVATVLSAKMENPTGYGRIIRSADDGSLLRIVEEKDANPEEKAVNEVNTGTYCFNTEDLFGALKQIGNNNAQKEYYLTDVIKIFRNEGKKVGAQTLTNALESHGINSPDDLELAKQYIDNGLVGV is encoded by the coding sequence ATGAACCTACATAATACTGTAACTGCTGTTATTTTGGCGGCGGGGAAAGGAACTCGAATGAAGAGTGAGCTTCCCAAGGTTGCGGTTGTACTGAACGAATCTCCACTTTTACTCCACGTTCTTCGTAATATCGAATCCGCCGGCATCAATCGAAAGGTTGTGGTTGTCGGTTACCGCAAAGACATTGTCACAGACATTGCAAAATCCTTCCCAGGTGTTGAGTTTGCTGAACAAACAGAACAACTCGGCACAGGACATGCAGTGATTTCAGCAGAGAAGTCACTCGCACCATACTCTGGTTATACGATAGTTGCTTGTGGTGATGCACCTCTCATTTCAGCATCCTCGTTTTCGAATCTGATCGAACACCATAAAACAAATGGTTATGTAGCAACAGTATTGTCTGCAAAAATGGAAAACCCAACTGGTTACGGCCGTATCATTCGTTCTGCTGATGATGGAAGTTTACTTCGCATTGTAGAAGAAAAAGATGCAAACCCAGAAGAAAAAGCCGTAAACGAAGTGAATACAGGCACTTATTGTTTTAATACTGAAGATCTTTTTGGTGCACTCAAACAAATTGGAAACAATAACGCACAAAAAGAATATTACCTCACTGATGTGATCAAAATTTTCCGAAACGAAGGGAAAAAGGTTGGAGCACAAACTTTAACCAATGCTTTAGAAAGTCATGGAATCAATTCCCCTGATGATCTGGAACTTGCGAAACAATATATAGATAATGGGTTGGTTGGAGTATGA
- a CDS encoding ribose-phosphate diphosphokinase produces the protein MNPSEVVVFSGNANRPLAEEICKNLGIPNGQISVKRFSDGESSVKIEENVRGRDVFVVQSISYPANDSLMELLLIIDAARRASARRITAVIPYYGYGRQDRKVEPRVPISARMVADLIETVGPDRVLTMDLHADQIQGFFRIPVDHLYFSPVLAEYINSLGMDDLVIVSPDSGGAERARNFGKKVNGSLAIIDKRRPKANESVVMHVIGDIKDKNCLLLDDMIDTGGTIAKAAIALYENGAKSVLCCASHGVLSGEAPTKLNEANFKQIVLSNSIAIPESKKINHLKTLSIAPLFAKAIERIHNEESISSLFS, from the coding sequence ATGAATCCTAGTGAAGTCGTAGTATTTTCTGGTAATGCAAATAGACCTTTAGCAGAAGAAATCTGCAAAAACTTAGGCATTCCAAATGGTCAAATCTCAGTGAAACGATTTTCTGACGGAGAAAGTTCTGTTAAAATCGAAGAAAACGTACGTGGCCGTGATGTATTTGTGGTTCAATCCATTAGTTACCCAGCAAACGACAGTTTGATGGAACTTTTACTCATCATAGATGCAGCAAGAAGAGCTTCCGCTCGTCGTATTACTGCTGTCATTCCTTATTATGGTTATGGACGCCAAGACAGAAAGGTAGAACCACGGGTTCCGATTTCTGCTCGTATGGTTGCTGATTTAATTGAAACTGTTGGACCTGATCGTGTTCTCACGATGGACCTGCATGCGGACCAAATCCAAGGATTCTTTCGTATTCCGGTAGACCATCTGTATTTTTCACCAGTACTCGCAGAATACATCAACTCACTGGGGATGGATGATTTAGTCATTGTATCTCCCGATTCTGGTGGAGCAGAACGTGCCCGTAATTTTGGTAAAAAAGTAAACGGATCTCTTGCCATCATCGACAAACGTAGACCAAAAGCAAACGAGTCGGTTGTCATGCATGTAATCGGTGACATCAAAGACAAAAACTGTTTGTTACTCGACGACATGATCGATACTGGTGGAACCATTGCGAAAGCGGCAATCGCACTCTATGAAAATGGTGCAAAGTCAGTATTATGTTGTGCATCCCACGGAGTATTGTCTGGTGAAGCACCAACAAAGCTCAATGAGGCCAATTTTAAACAAATTGTTCTCTCCAATTCCATAGCCATTCCCGAGAGCAAAAAAATAAATCACTTGAAAACGCTCTCTATCGCCCCACTCTTTGCAAAAGCCATCGAGCGGATTCATAACGAAGAATCAATCTCTAGTCTGTTTTCATAA
- a CDS encoding 50S ribosomal protein L25/general stress protein Ctc, translating into MEKITIKAQPRTSTGKGPARRMRVEGLVPANIIGNGEAKSASVVEKEIQRLIDSGIRKATLIDLELDGKSERVFVKEIQRFPHTGQIRHIDFYKVTPGKKIQTTVAIKTSGVAKGSKAGGQFEHLVHEIKVKSTPEDLTDVITVDVSGLDVGMMIKVSELPHPKSWEILVNGDPIVASCNKTKAILAAERAEKAEADAKGKPAAKKAAKK; encoded by the coding sequence ATGGAAAAAATCACTATCAAAGCACAACCAAGAACTTCAACAGGAAAAGGTCCTGCTAGAAGAATGCGTGTGGAAGGTTTAGTACCGGCTAACATCATCGGAAACGGTGAGGCAAAATCGGCAAGTGTTGTCGAAAAAGAAATCCAAAGACTTATCGACTCCGGAATTCGTAAGGCAACTCTCATTGACCTTGAACTCGACGGAAAATCGGAACGAGTATTCGTAAAAGAAATCCAAAGATTTCCTCACACAGGACAAATTCGTCATATTGACTTTTACAAAGTGACTCCAGGTAAAAAAATCCAAACAACTGTAGCGATCAAAACTTCAGGTGTTGCAAAAGGATCAAAAGCTGGTGGTCAGTTCGAACACTTAGTTCACGAAATCAAAGTAAAATCCACTCCAGAAGATTTGACTGACGTGATTACTGTTGATGTAAGTGGTCTTGATGTTGGAATGATGATTAAAGTTTCTGAACTTCCACACCCAAAATCATGGGAAATCTTAGTGAATGGTGATCCGATTGTTGCATCATGTAACAAAACGAAAGCGATCCTAGCAGCAGAACGAGCTGAAAAAGCAGAAGCTGATGCAAAAGGCAAACCAGCAGCTAAAAAAGCGGCTAAGAAGTAA
- the pth gene encoding aminoacyl-tRNA hydrolase yields MKLIVGLGNPGDKYNNNRSNIGFKILDVIANNIGIEIKTKKKKSLIGRGDFEGDEVVLLKPQTFSELSGESVLYIASFLKIQVKDIVVIHEDVGLELGQIVVTKGGENDTNPGVNSISVSLRSPNFIRIRIGVLNSSYNPKKREDFLREDFEPLENLSLIQIINDAEAAIRSISMGDIDEVIQKYHL; encoded by the coding sequence ATGAAGTTAATTGTAGGGCTGGGAAATCCTGGCGATAAGTATAACAACAATCGATCTAACATTGGTTTTAAGATTCTTGATGTCATTGCGAACAACATTGGCATCGAAATCAAAACTAAAAAGAAAAAATCACTCATCGGACGAGGTGACTTTGAAGGGGACGAAGTGGTTTTACTCAAACCACAAACCTTCAGTGAACTCTCTGGTGAGTCTGTCCTCTACATTGCCTCCTTTCTCAAAATCCAAGTCAAAGACATCGTCGTAATCCACGAAGATGTAGGACTGGAACTGGGCCAAATCGTAGTCACAAAAGGTGGCGAAAATGACACAAATCCTGGGGTAAACTCGATTTCTGTCTCATTACGTTCTCCTAACTTCATCCGCATTCGGATCGGCGTTCTTAATTCCAGCTACAATCCGAAAAAAAGAGAAGATTTTTTACGTGAAGATTTTGAGCCTTTAGAGAACCTGAGTTTGATACAGATCATCAATGACGCCGAAGCGGCGATTCGTTCGATTTCCATGGGGGATATCGACGAAGTGATTCAGAAATATCACCTTTGA
- the ftsH gene encoding ATP-dependent zinc metalloprotease FtsH has translation MNKNIKTVFLFLLVFLVILATVYKGQDFAGKPDEISYSDFLNMVEPIEGKKPIGKITSKDGKDISSKQQIIIDKELIEGWYIPENSKDNKPKPFKTNVAQVNDDLVTKLRKSRLSFTAKSTEENKFWSVVSGIIPWLFALGIIWFIMMRQLQASGNKAFTFGKSRAKMNVDPKVKVTFNDVAGCEEAKVELLEIIEFLKDPKKFQAIGARIPKGVLLVGPPGTGKTLLAKAVAGEAGVPFFSISGSDFVEMFVGVGASRVRDLFDQGKKNAPCIIFIDEIDAVGRLRGAGLGGGHDEREQTLNQMLVEMDGFEMNEGVIVMAATNRADVLDPALLRPGRFDRQVIVDLPDLKGREEILAVHAKKVPLVSDISLNSIARGTPGFTGADLANLINEAALLAARRNKKRVTQEELEEARDKVMMGPERKSMFISDKEKEMTAYHEAGHALLGTLLPYTEPVHKVTIIPRGRALGLTQSLPVEDRHSYRKNYCLDRIVMSMGGYIAEELIFGDPSNGSSNDIQQATNIARRMVCEWGMSEKLGTIHYGSGESSPFMGRDYGHTSKPYSEEFAAMIDQEVKRIIQTCLDKGRDLVKKNQKKLDAIAKALLAKETIDAQELTDIVQPSFDKFSDSKSGVGSKKGKGSSATKPAYSA, from the coding sequence ATGAATAAAAACATCAAAACCGTATTCCTATTTTTACTCGTATTCCTTGTCATTTTGGCAACGGTTTACAAAGGCCAAGACTTTGCCGGTAAACCCGACGAAATCAGTTATTCCGATTTTTTGAATATGGTAGAACCCATTGAAGGGAAAAAACCCATAGGGAAAATCACTTCTAAAGATGGGAAAGACATTTCATCAAAACAACAAATCATCATTGATAAAGAACTCATCGAAGGTTGGTACATTCCTGAAAATAGTAAGGATAATAAACCAAAACCTTTCAAAACCAATGTAGCACAAGTGAACGATGATTTGGTGACAAAACTTCGTAAGTCACGCCTTAGTTTCACAGCAAAGTCAACTGAAGAAAATAAGTTTTGGAGTGTTGTATCAGGCATCATACCTTGGTTATTCGCTCTTGGGATCATTTGGTTCATCATGATGCGCCAACTCCAAGCATCTGGCAACAAAGCATTTACCTTTGGTAAGTCTCGTGCCAAGATGAATGTGGATCCAAAAGTAAAAGTCACATTTAATGATGTGGCTGGTTGTGAAGAAGCAAAAGTAGAACTTCTCGAAATCATTGAATTTTTGAAAGACCCAAAAAAATTCCAAGCCATTGGTGCAAGAATTCCTAAAGGAGTTCTTCTCGTTGGTCCTCCAGGTACAGGAAAAACCTTACTTGCCAAAGCAGTTGCAGGGGAAGCAGGAGTTCCTTTTTTCTCCATCTCTGGATCTGACTTTGTGGAAATGTTTGTGGGTGTGGGTGCCTCTCGTGTGCGTGATCTTTTTGACCAAGGGAAAAAGAATGCACCTTGTATCATCTTTATCGATGAGATTGATGCGGTCGGTCGCCTTCGTGGAGCAGGACTTGGTGGTGGACACGACGAAAGAGAACAGACCCTCAATCAGATGTTAGTTGAGATGGACGGATTTGAAATGAATGAAGGTGTGATTGTCATGGCAGCAACAAACCGTGCTGATGTACTTGACCCAGCTCTTCTTCGTCCAGGTCGTTTTGACAGACAAGTGATCGTTGACCTTCCAGACCTAAAAGGCCGAGAAGAGATTTTAGCGGTTCACGCCAAAAAAGTTCCTTTAGTATCTGATATTTCTTTAAACTCCATTGCTCGCGGAACTCCTGGTTTTACAGGTGCTGATCTTGCGAACCTCATCAACGAAGCAGCCCTCCTTGCGGCACGACGTAATAAAAAACGTGTGACCCAAGAAGAACTGGAAGAAGCTCGTGATAAGGTGATGATGGGACCAGAACGTAAGTCTATGTTCATCTCTGACAAAGAGAAAGAAATGACAGCTTACCATGAAGCGGGTCACGCCCTCCTCGGCACCTTACTACCGTATACCGAACCAGTTCATAAAGTTACCATCATCCCAAGAGGAAGAGCGCTTGGTTTAACACAATCGCTTCCTGTGGAAGATAGACATTCGTATCGTAAAAACTATTGTTTGGATCGAATTGTGATGTCTATGGGTGGATACATTGCCGAAGAACTGATCTTTGGTGACCCATCAAACGGTTCTTCCAATGACATCCAACAAGCAACCAACATTGCTCGACGTATGGTTTGTGAATGGGGTATGTCTGAAAAACTAGGAACCATCCACTATGGATCTGGAGAGTCTTCTCCGTTTATGGGAAGGGACTATGGACATACAAGCAAACCTTACTCAGAAGAATTTGCTGCTATGATTGACCAAGAAGTGAAACGTATCATCCAAACTTGTCTCGACAAAGGTCGTGATTTGGTGAAGAAAAACCAAAAGAAATTGGATGCGATTGCAAAGGCACTTCTCGCAAAAGAGACCATTGATGCACAAGAATTAACAGATATCGTACAACCTTCTTTTGATAAATTCTCTGATTCCAAATCAGGAGTTGGATCCAAAAAAGGAAAAGGATCATCTGCTACAAAACCAGCTTATTCGGCTTAA
- a CDS encoding EVE domain-containing protein, producing the protein MKYWLFKTEPDVFSIDDLIREKLSYWEGVRNYQARNYLRDEVKLGDLVLFYHSRLEPPGVVGIAEIAKEASPDPYQFDPNHKYFDPKLKGTEPRWFGVHLKPHTKFDELIPLDLLKKTKGLEKMVVTQKGSRLSIQPVTKKEFEIVTKLAGVTVK; encoded by the coding sequence ATGAAATATTGGCTCTTTAAAACAGAACCAGATGTTTTTTCCATCGATGACCTAATACGAGAAAAACTCTCGTATTGGGAGGGAGTCAGAAATTACCAAGCACGGAATTACCTTCGCGATGAAGTGAAGTTAGGTGACTTGGTTTTATTTTACCACAGTCGCTTAGAACCACCAGGCGTTGTAGGCATTGCAGAAATCGCAAAAGAAGCAAGTCCTGACCCCTACCAATTTGACCCGAACCACAAATATTTTGATCCCAAACTGAAAGGTACGGAACCAAGGTGGTTTGGTGTCCATCTCAAACCTCATACAAAATTTGATGAACTGATTCCTCTTGACCTTTTGAAAAAAACGAAGGGATTAGAAAAGATGGTAGTGACTCAGAAAGGATCGAGACTCTCGATCCAACCGGTCACCAAAAAAGAATTTGAGATTGTTACAAAGCTAGCAGGCGTTACTGTAAAGTAA